TCATGTATTAGAAGGAAAGAtaatagggaaaaaaagaattaaaggaaTATGTTATGCACAACATCTTACCTGCATATTTCGAGCAAGCCAGGAGAATTTAATATCACGACCAAATGCTTTATACTTCAGTGACCATTGTGATAGGGCAGGCTGGTCTTCCAATATCTGTAAGCAGAAGGAAATTTCAACTTCTCCTAGATGCACAATTCTGAAGCTGACCAGCTATGTGGTACTCAAAAAACTCAATAACATCATTACAAAAATACACTCCTTAGGCAATGAAATGGAAGGGCTTAAAACTCAATGATAAACTTTACTCATGCATAAAATGCCCAGCTGCAGTTTTGGATGCCATGAAAAGAACGATTTCTACcttctcaaaattttcagtCTTAATAATTTGTTGAGAGTTTGCCAGACTAAGCTGAGCTTTAAAACTGAGTTAAGTGCCCACTAGTATTAGCAATCAGTTATATAAGAAGCTAGAAATCTGCTATAAACTTTTACAAAGGAAACTTTGGACTTGTTCAAATAAggaaaacaatttcattagggCAATATTTATGAATTCAATCATTAGAATGAAAGCTGATCTAAAGAGCTATTTTGTGTGATCTAGAGGCACCTTTACAGATGAAATAAAGGGCATCCAACGGGGAATGGCTTCGCGATCAGAGTAACAGTCATAGGCAACTGAAGTAGGCACATCAAGTTCCATCTTAACCCTGCATTTGGTCAGGTTTTCTAGTTAATATTAGTGACTAATAAGCTGGAATTTGGTTCAAAATCCCAGACATGCTGAGAACTGACCAAAAAGGTTTGCATCATATCACACATTGTATCATAAATAGAATCAACACGTTAGAAACATCTCAGAACCAAACTTATGAGATCAGCCATTATTATGCAAAGACGCGCAGCTCTAACTGAAATAATACacaatatttaaagaaaatgcagCCATTTTTTAGATGAAATGCATACTGGGTACAAACCCACTTCACTAAATCTAATACATAAGTATCCAATTAATGCATCAAATAATTGGTGATCAAAATCATATGGAGCACTTAGATAAACTCAAACTTTACAGTTACATAGCCCAATATCTTCCTCCTGATTAAAATTTATGAATCTGGGCAACAACAAAATAAtctaagaaacaaaacaaaatgaaggCAGAAAGAAAACTAATCAGTAAGAAACAGACAGAGAGAGTTTTACACGCAATCCTGCCATTCCATGGTGACAGGGGAAAAGGGCTTGGAGGCAGTGGAAATTGAGGTTCTCTTGGAGGACCCATATGGGATTCTGAAGAAAAGCTCAGAGGAAAAAAATGGTGGCCTCAAAGAATAGCAGCCTCTCCAAGTGGATACAAGTTTGGAGCTATATAGAACAACATTTCTGGTTCTTGTTGTGGTTGTGGAAGACAAGTGAGTAGGACTGAGAGAGTTCGGGCTTGAAACAACATAGGATGTTGCTGCTGCAGACATGATCGTTTGTTACTAGCAGAGAATCAGGAGAGGGATACACAACGCTAAAAGGTTGACTGATTGTGATTGTAATTTGACCATCGAAGAAGAACCGCGTCCACAAGCAGTGGAAAACTATTTGATGCTATTTTACAAAAGCtgttacaaaatatatatgacagAACAATTAAGTCCAGACAAAAAAGTGAGGCCACATTATCTTTGGCTGCGAGTGGCGAGTCTGTAATCTGTGAAGTTCATGGGCCTAGTACGGACAGAAAGTATAACAGGATATTTGTGTCAAATGACAAACATGAACATTGTGCTGCTGGACCTGCCAGTCCAAATGCCTGGTTTCTCTTTTTGTGGATTTTGACTTGGGTAACAAATGGGTTGGCTCATAATTGGGTTGGAGTTCACATCACATATTGGGTTTGGGTCAGTCACCGGTCATCTTGGCAAAATTATAGGTGTACCTAAACAAAAAATGAGGCTTTTAGAAAACTGTATGTACATAAGCAAATATGCTAATATAATATtgatatgatattataaaattttcattttgtacaAACTGATAATTAACATCCTCGTTCTACACCAAGAGAGGAGTGGTTCGAGCGATAAGCTCAGCAAGGCCCGTGTGATACACGTGATATTATTTATTGTCGTTACGTGATGTGAGGTCGATGAGCCCACATCGGAAGCCccctttttttattcaaaaaaaaaaaaaaaaaaaaaaaaaaaaaaaaaaaaaaactgataattaacattaattttGTAGATTTAAATGATTATAAAAATGAAGTTATACCAATTTGGCAATTCAACTGAAAGAAggatttcttctcaaaaaaagaaaaactgaagGAATGGGTAACAAAACTTTCAGCCATATTTACCAAAAGTTAAAACTTAGGATGCGACAAATGGAATTTTTGACAGTGAAACCTTATAGAAGTACCCACAAAAGGACGTCAGATATCCCACAAAACATCTTCCTACGAAACATTGGAACCTAAGCTTGATGTTGATACCTTGTTGACAAGAACCAATAAAATGAGCCACTAATGTCACTAACTTGAGCACCGCAGCCTATACCTAGAAGTATCATGGTCTATGACTACGACATAAGAATATTTCAAGTGCATGTTCAATCGCACTCCCAATTTGCATAATTTATTAACTTGTGTAACTTTGAATAGTAGACATTTTCTCCCCATTACTGATTATATGGACCCATCACTTTTCATCGATCACTCATAATCGTACAAATCAATAAGTTGTGAAATTGGATATGAGAATAGGTGTGTCCATTTGCGGAGTCTAGAAGACTTGGTTTGCATTGGATCCCATACAAGTTGTTGATGACACAATTAAAGTTGAAAGGGTAGTAGACTGCTTGGACTTTAAACAACTCTTTTACAGATTGTCTTTCTTCATAAGATTATTCTGTTATGAATATCTAAATGCAGAAATCAGATTgttatataagaaataaataaaagtcgTACCCTGTACCGTTAGATTTCCTACTGTATGCATGTATTTATCTTTCAACTAAACAATTCCTTGCTCCCTACGGCTATCATCTGTTGTAACGGCATGGCTAATGTGAGCATGCTAACATGGAGAGTTGAAATGAATAAACAATAGATCCAGTTGTAATAAGGcctaaataattaatattgcAATTCTTTAAGAAGCAGACACTGAAGCCAGAGAAATATATTAAGCAATGGTTTGGCTGAATAATGGATTGGCTGAATTGGTGTAAACAGTTTACTTCAGTTATACAATGATTGAGTTTAAAATATGTATGTACAGTTGGCTTGAATGAATGGCTGATGGGGCATCACTAAGCTtatttctttaacttttttttgttcctttcaccacaaccaaagagattaaaatagttatatatatacacaattgaTAACACACAGTTCGCAATTCATTGAATAAAGTAATGCAGGGCTTTTTTACACACGTCATTGTTTAGCTCAGCAGTCTTGTAAGTCTTATAAATGCATAATATGACAAAGTTAATATAAGCAGCAGATCGAAGAGGCTCATTCGGAAGTTTGAGAAGTGAACAAGGTCACCAATGTCTAAGCGAAGGTAAGTTTTTCTTTCAATGACCCCCTTAGATCTTCCAGTGCATTCACCTCTAAATAACATTCCAATTTTCTTGCTTAGGATTTCATTATTTTCCTCTAAATAACATGGTTTTTACTCAATGATCTTCAGGTTGGAAGGAAAGGTGGCCCTTATCACTGGTGCAGCTAGTGGGATTGGTGAGGAGGCAGTGAGATTATTCACCGAGAATGGggcttttgttgttgttgctgatGTTCAAGATGAACTGGGTCATCAAGTTGTTGCATCAATAGGTCCAGAGAGAGCAAGTTATCACCATTGTGATGTAAGAGATGAGAAGCAAGTTGAGGAAACAGTGAATTATACCTTAGAGAAATATGGTAGCTTAGATGTCTTGTTTAGCAATGCTGGAATCATTGGCCCCTTAACTGGCATCCTAGACCTTGACATCGATGGTTTGGACAATACCATGGCTACAAATGTTCGTGGAGTGGCTGCAACAATTAAGCATGCGGCACGTGTTATGGTAGCTAGAAATATACGCGGATCCATCATATGCACCACAAGTGCAGCAGCCTCACTTGGAGGAACTGGTCCACATGCTTATACTGCATCGAAACATGCTCTTGTTGGCCTAGTCAAGTCGGCTTGTGGTGAGCTTGGTGCTTATGGGATTAGAGTAAATTCAATTTCCCCATTTGGAGTTGCAACACCTCTTTCTTGTAGAGCTTATAATTTGGAACCAAGTCAGGTAGAAAGCAATAGTTGTGCCTTGGCCAACTTGAAGGGTATAGTGTTGAAGGCGCGGCATGTTGCAGAGGCTGCTTTGTTTCTTGCTTCTGATGAATCAGCTTACATCAGTGGCCATAACTTGGCTGTGGATGGAGGATTCACGGTGGTTAATCACAGTTTTTCAGCTATCTAAAAATACTAGTTTGTCACAGTTCCTAAGGAGCCAATGTTTTATGTGTGATTGGCTTTAATTAATGTAATATTATCAAATTGAACtggattttcttttcaagtCAAACCTTGTTACCAGCACTTCCCATGTGCCTTTTCCTTGTAATCTGCCATGTTATCTTATTTCTGTTTTCCATTTCATAAATCCATCAATCTTGTCTGCCTTGTGTTAAGCATCTTTTTATCCTCAACCAATTAATTACCATTTAcccaaattttttgtttcccAACTATATTTCATGCTATGAATCATGGTGTATtacatttaataaataaataaataagccaaaaactcatttttccctttccccctaaccaaatatttatttgttgaagaCTTGGGGCCTCTTTCCAAAAATTGAATTACTAATTACCTCAACATCTCGACAGAAGTACAAGTTTGagaattatttttcatattggaAGAATTATATTGCTTGTTGTCAAAACAACAGTCATACTGCTCTTTCTTGCTCGTTAATTgttgagattaaattctataagaatATGATGTAAAATCCAAGTTTTATCCCTCCAATTCTAATATGTCACATTatcatattacatattaaagaaATATGTCCAACtacactcaatcaattctaatacccatttgaaaattcaatttaacaGTGAATTTATTGCGAGATGTTATTATGTGTGATAGGATGTattgatttttaagtaaaaaactgatatgacaatctcttattagattgtgtaaaacatgagttttacactcTATCCTTACCAAATTCAGACCCTTAATTGTTATGTTGGTACTAGTTAGTATATTATGTTCTCCTTCGGTCTAAACTCAGATGGGTCCATTGTACATTCTAATTGCTGCACTACTACACCTAGAGTCCTAGACTATGCCTATACATGTAGATGTAGGCTATAGAGTGTGATTCAATAATAATTATGATTTCAGGATGTAATTTCTGATTCCAAGATGGCATTAGAACCTAGATTTTAGGaatctctctcttctccttttttttggtgttttagtCTATAGTGTTGCCCTTTTACAATGTCTTCATTATCGTTCGAGCATTGGTCTTATAAGGTCCATACCTTCTTTGCATCGTTTCAAGTCACCAACCACATCACTCAGAAAAACTAAATCCAATCTACTCAATAAATATGATTGGTATCCCTTCattacataataaataaatgttaaaattactctctctctctctttttagaTAATTGGtgacatatcaatttgtaaagttTATGCAGTAAGGTTTgatatatctctaacatcatTCCTACAAGAGTTGTCatgccataattttttttagtccttactCCAGTGGAATGGGTGAATGACCACATCCAGCGTTTACAGTTAGGTTATGTGGCATGCAGATTTTGACGATAGGCTACATATAAATATAGCAACAAATTGTCTACTGAATtgaaaaatagatataatatttttctgACAAGTGTTTTTGTAATCCCTCTCAAGCTCTATTTAGCAGAATCCATGGTAACCAAGATGGGGAAGCATCCTGGCCAGCTCAAAGACCAAGTTGCTTCCCCTGGAGGAACCACTATGAAGGAATTCATGAGTCTGAAAAGGGTGCATTTATGTCCAACTGTGCAAGCAtgatgatttttgttgttgctgctgcaaAATGTTGCCGTGGGTTGGACCAGTGACTCCAATTTTCTGATAGTGCAATTAATCATGTTATTGGTTAACCTCATAACAAGAACAATCGAaaactgttttttatttttattgttcgGCAAATTGTCTTCCATGTTCTTACATGTCTCCTAGAGTGGAGATTTTACCATCGTTGGAACTGCCTTTTTCTCCTTTATTGTAATGAGGTCATTTCCTTTCCTAAGGTAAGGATTTGTTGGAATCTTCAAATTCATCTAttaatatctaaaatcttaagTATAGAATTTTTTGTTACTACACTCTTAGTGAGCCACATCTAGCATTTCAGTCCACTCCTTTAGGTCCATTCAgttcattttggtccacttcagtccatttcGTTCCACTTCAGATTCATTTGGTCCGCTTCAGATCCATTTAGTCCATTTTACCTTGTAATAATAGATGTCTTTTGTATTcattcagaaattttttttggaattctaattgtggggcccggcccagaaataatgggctattccaaattcaggcccgtccgaggagagtcctgtccgaagagaaaccacgtacgaagcattactcaatcccaataaacgccaaggaaacctgtccgaggagaaactcctcctcggacatcacgaagctcAGACGAAGAACTttccccagccacttcagttcaccctctcaacatataaaatgaataaaatctaaaatatcccatggagagctaccaccacattaattgcgccccaaccaccctcttggccgcattaatgaggaaatgacccctgaacagtaccgccttgacctctgcaactcacatggggagagatgaaggcgtctgatgggacagctactcaagtaggtgcttagatagtcaacaagtgtagggttgagatgagagaagggaac
The sequence above is drawn from the Quercus lobata isolate SW786 chromosome 12, ValleyOak3.0 Primary Assembly, whole genome shotgun sequence genome and encodes:
- the LOC115972590 gene encoding uncharacterized protein LOC115972590; protein product: MSAAATSYVVSSPNSLSPTHLSSTTTTRTRNVVLYSSKLVSTWRGCYSLRPPFFSSELFFRIPYGSSKRTSISTASKPFSPVTMEWQDCVVKMELDVPTSVAYDCYSDREAIPRWMPFISSVKILEDQPALSQWSLKYKAFGRDIKFSWLARNMQPIPNQKIHWRSLDGLPNRGAVRFYPKGPASCVVELTVSYEVPQILVPVASALKPFLESLLGRGLERFASFAKTYQAESTS
- the LOC115969964 gene encoding short-chain dehydrogenase reductase 3b-like gives rise to the protein MSKRRLEGKVALITGAASGIGEEAVRLFTENGAFVVVADVQDELGHQVVASIGPERASYHHCDVRDEKQVEETVNYTLEKYGSLDVLFSNAGIIGPLTGILDLDIDGLDNTMATNVRGVAATIKHAARVMVARNIRGSIICTTSAAASLGGTGPHAYTASKHALVGLVKSACGELGAYGIRVNSISPFGVATPLSCRAYNLEPSQVESNSCALANLKGIVLKARHVAEAALFLASDESAYISGHNLAVDGGFTVVNHSFSAI